In Carya illinoinensis cultivar Pawnee chromosome 16, C.illinoinensisPawnee_v1, whole genome shotgun sequence, a single window of DNA contains:
- the LOC122299035 gene encoding uncharacterized protein LOC122299035: MRGEMRWKRRKVFRYEACWDKEEGCVEVLKEAWHKRQRDINDRKILVKLEDCKAALLSWSKLINSDRAKELKKRSESLQKLQDEESRVNVEEIKRLQREIRVLLEKEDLKWKQRAKRNWYAMGDKNTKFFHACATQRKRKNVMKQIMDEHKQLFNNQEDIEGAFNRYFKSLFASTRLSPKDIAVCVQQVEP; this comes from the coding sequence ATGAGGGGTGAAATGAGGTGGAAGAGAAGGAAAGTCTTCAGATATGAGGCATGCTGGGACAAAGAGGAGGGTTGTGTCGAAGTGTTGAAGGAAGCTTGGCACAAGAGGCAAAGGGATATAAATGATCGAAAGATTCTGGTAAAGTTGGAAGATTGCAAGGCAGCTCTTCTAAGTTGGAGTAAACTTATTAATTCAGATAGAgccaaagaattaaaaaagagatctGAGTCACTACAAAAGCTTCAAGATGAGGAGAGCAGAGTTAATGTTGAAGAGATCAAGAGATTACAAAGGGAGATAAGGGTTTTACTTGAAAAGGAAGATCttaaatggaaacaaagggccaagAGAAATTGGTATGCTATGGGGGATAAAAATACTAAGTTTTTTCATGCCTGTGCAACacagagaaaaaggaaaaacgtGATGAAGCAAATTATGGATGAGCATAAGCAACTGTTTAATAATCAAGAAGACATAGAGGGGGCTTTCAACAGATACTTTAAGTCTTTGTTTGCTTCGACAAGGCTAAGTCCAAAAGATATTGCAGTGTGTGTGCAGCAGGTGGAGCCTTGA
- the LOC122299034 gene encoding uncharacterized protein LOC122299034, translating into MGAAKYSGGLGFRDMDSFNSAMLAKQCWRVLTDPGSLSATILKEKYFRRRDLMSSKLGWSPSVIWRSLWGALRLLKEGVLSREAKVAELMEDGKWKMEAVETVLGSEEANIVKMIPVSRKGANDKQIWGYTRNEIFSVRSAYNLYIELQNRNKGESSSRNYGSGRWKALWKMEVPTMREVEIVGHAIWSCEAARDVWAENASPLRKWSCSDESLSEVWERIIQKLPKMEVEMVVVSMRKIWLRRNKLIFEEQFTGPKCLISQAIEDMEEYREAQRVGEVNRQSVIAGGREVKWKRPGENIVKINWDAAYDQKSLKMGAGVVIRDEEGGVLTCLCMPRTNICSPIVAELQALWRAVEVCTELRFLNVEFEGDALTIVNDVNNRNENWA; encoded by the exons ATGGGGGCTGCAAAATACTCAGGTGGTTTAGGCTTTAGGGATATGGACAGCTTCAACTCAGCAATGCTGGCCAAGCAATGCTGGAGAGTTTTAACTGATCCGGGATCCTTGTCAGCCACAATtcttaaagagaaatactttagaaGAAGGGATTTGATGTCATCAAAGCTTGGTTGGAGCCCTTCAGTTATATGGAGAAGCTTATGGGGTGCTTTGAGATTACTCAAAGAGGGA GTTCTTAGTAGGGAAGCAAAGGTTGCTGAGTTAATGGAGGATGGTAAATGGAAGATGGAGGCAGTGGAAACTGTGTTGGGAAGTGAAGAAGCCAATATTGTGAAAATGATTCCTGTAAGCAGAAAGGGTGCCAATGACAAGCAAATTTGGGGCTATACAAGAAATGAGATCTTCTCAGTAAGGAgtgcatataatttatatattgaacTGCAAAACAGAAACAAAGGGGAATCCTCTAGTAGGAATTATGGAAGTGGTAGATGGAAGGCTTTATGGAAAATGGAAGTTCCTACAATG AGAGAAGTTGAAATTGTGGGCCATGCTATATGGAGTTGTGAAGCTGCAAGGGATGTATGGGCAGAAAATGCCAGTCCTCTCAGGAAGTGGTCCTGCAGTGATGAGAGCTTAAGTGAAGTATGGGAAAGAATAATTCAGAAGTTGCCTAAAATGGAAGTTGAAATGGTAGTTGTGTCCATGCGAAAAATCTGGCTGAGAAGGAACAAACTGATTTTTGAAGAACAATTTACAGGGCCAAAGTGTTTGATTAGTCAGGCTATTGAAGACATGGAGGAATACAGAGAAGCTCAAAGGGTGGGAGAGGTGAATAGGCAGTCAGTTATAGCAGGTGGCAGAGAAGTGAAATGGAAGAGGCCTGGAGAAAATATAGTAAAAATCAACTGGGATGCAGCTTATGATCAGAAATCTCTAAAGATGGGAGCTGGTGTGGTGATAAGGGATGAGGAAGGTGGAGTCCTTACATGTTTGTGTATGCCTAGAACTAATATCTGCAGTCCAATAGTTGCTGAATTACAAGCATTATGGCGAGCTGTCGAGGTATGTACAGAACTGAGGTTTTTAAATGTTGAATTTGAGGGTGATGCCCTGACCATAGTTAATGATGTAAACAATagaaatgaaaactgggcttaG